A region from the Camelus ferus isolate YT-003-E chromosome 1, BCGSAC_Cfer_1.0, whole genome shotgun sequence genome encodes:
- the LOC102506158 gene encoding keratin-associated protein 6-2: MCCNYYGNSCGYGCGNSYGCGFSPYYGCGYGTRYGCGYGCGYGSRYGCGYGTGYGCGYGCGYGCGYGSRYGCGYGTGYGCGYGHGYGSRYGCGYGTGYGCGYGSGFGYCSYRPVCYRMCYSSCC, from the coding sequence ATGTGTTGCAACTACTATGGCAACTCCTGTGGCTATGGCTGTGGAAACAGCTATGGCTGTGGATTTAGCCCCTATTATGGCTGTGGTTATGGTACCAGATATGGCTGTGGATACGGCTGTGGATATGGCTCCCGCTATGGCTGTGGTTACGGAACCGGATATGGCTGTGGATATGGCTGTGGTTACGGCTGTGGATATGGCTCCCGCTATGGGTGTGGTTATGGTACCGGATATGGCTGTGGATACGGCCATGGATATGGCTCCCGCTATGGCTGTGGTTACGGAACTGGATATGGCTGTGGATACGGCTCTGGCTTTGGCTACTGCAGCTACAGGCCAGTTTGCTATAGGATGTGTTATTCTTCTTGCTGTTAG
- the LOC102505903 gene encoding keratin-associated protein 21-1-like — MCCNYYGNSCGYGCGNSYGCGFSPYYGCGYGTGYGCGYGCGYGSRYGCGYGTGYGCGYGSGFGYCSYRPVCYRTCYSSCC, encoded by the coding sequence ATGTGTTGCAACTACTATGGCAACTCCTGTGGCTATGGCTGTGGAAACAGCTATGGCTGTGGATTTAGCCCCTATTATGGCTGCGGTTATGGTACCGGATATGGCTGTGGATACGGCTGTGGATATGGCTCCCGCTATGGCTGTGGATATGGAACTGGATATGGCTGTGGGTACGGCTCTGGCTTTGGCTACTGCAGCTACAGGCCAGTTTGCTATAGGACGTGTTATTCTTCTTGCTGCTAG